The following proteins come from a genomic window of Miscanthus floridulus cultivar M001 chromosome 2, ASM1932011v1, whole genome shotgun sequence:
- the LOC136531843 gene encoding flavonoid 3',5'-hydroxylase 1-like, with protein MKLAALCADPVVLSCAFLCLLLHVALRSLLHPSSAAPSSGRRGDQLPPGPPGLPILGALPLVGPAPHAGLAALARKYGPIMYLKMGTTGVVVASSPCAARTFLKALDAKYANRPAVASAADITYGRQNMVFADYGPKWKLMRKLASVHLLGARALADWACVRRDEAGHLLRGVAEAAAAGRPVVVPELLVCALANIVGQITLSKRVFDAQGDDSNRYKDMIMSLLTGTGMFNISDFVPALARLDLQGVQAKLRRVHHQFDGLITKLLAEHAAMAADRARRGCQDFVDRLRATMDAGAADESGETITEVNIKGLIFDMFTAGTDTSSIIVEWAMAEMLKNPSVMARAQEELDRVVGRGRRLEESDLPSLPYLQAVCKEAMRLHPSTPLSLPHFSFDACDDVDGYRVPANTRLLINIWAIGRDPAAWEKPLEFRPERFLPGGGAEKVDPMGNCFELIPFGAGRRICAGKLAGMVFVQYFLGTLLHAFDWSLPDGEEKVDMSETFGLALPKAVPLRAVVTPRLVPEAYA; from the exons ATGAAGCTCGCCGCGTTGTGCGCCGATCCCGTCGTCCTCTCCTGCGCCTtcctctgcctcctcctccacgTCGCTCTCCGCTCCCTGCTGCACCCTTCTTCTGCCGCCCCTTCCTCCGGGCGCCGCGGCGACCAGCTCCCGCCAGGGCCACCGGGCCTGCCGATCCTCGGCGCGCTGCCACTCGTCGGCCCAGCCCCGCACGCCGGCCTGGCCGCGCTGGCGCGCAAGTACGGGCCCATCATGTACCTGAAGATGGGCACgacgggcgtggtggtggcgtcGTCCCCGTGCGCGGCGCGGACGTTCCTCAAGGCGCTGGACGCCAAGTACGCGAACCGGCCGGCGGTGGCGAGCGCCGCGGACATCACGTACGGTCGCCAGAACATGGTGTTCGCGGACTACGGGCCCAAGTGGAAGCTGATGCGGAAGCTCGCCAGTGTGCACCTGCTCGGGGCGCGCGCGCTAGCGGACTGGGCGTGCGTGCGGCGCGACGAGGCCGGCCACCTGCTGCGCGGCGTGGCGGAGGCAGCCGCGGCCGGGCGGCCCGTCGTCGTGCCGGAGCTGCTCGTGTGCGCGCTCGCCAATATCGTCGGGCAGATAACCTTGAGCAAGCGGGTGTTCGACGCGCAGGGGGACGACTCCAACAG GTACAAGGACATGATCATGTCGCTGCTGACGGGCACGGGCATGTTCAACATCAGCGACTTTGTGCCAGCGCTGGCGCGTTTGGACCTGCAGGGCGTGCAGGCCAAGCTGCGGCGGGTCCACCACCAGTTCGACGGCCTCATCACCAAGCTGCTGGCGGAGCACGCCGCGATGGCCGCGGACCGCGCGCGCCGGGGCTGCCAGGACTTCGTCGACAGGCTCCGCGCCACGATGGACGCCGGCGCCGCCGACGAGAGCGGCGAGACCATCACCGAGGTCAACATCAAGGGCCTTATCTTC GACATGTTCACGGCGGGCACGGACACGTCGTCCATCATCGTGGAGTGGGCGATGGCGGAGATGCTCAAGAACCCGTCCGTGATGGCGCGCGCGCAGGAGGAGCTGGACCGCGTGGtgggccgcggccgccgcctggAAGAGTCGGACCTGCCCAGCCTCCCCTACCTGCAGGCCGTCTGCAAGGAGGCGATGCGGCTGCACCCGTCCACCCCGCTCAGCCTCCCGCACTTCTCCTTCGACGCCTGCGACGACGTCGACGGCTACCGCGTCCCGGCCAACACCCGGCTGCTCATCAACATCTGGGCCATCGGCCGCGACCCGGCGGCGTGGGAGAAGCCCCTCGAGTTCCGGCCCGAGCGCTTCCTGCCGGGCGGCGGGGCGGAGAAGGTCGACCCGATGGGGAACTGCTTCGAGCTCATCCCGTTCGGCGCCGGCAGGAGGATCTGCGCCGGGAAGCTGGCCGGCATGGTGTTCGTGCAGTACTTCCTGGGCACGCTGCTGCACGCGTTCGACTGGAGCTTGCCTGACGGCGAGGAGAAGGTGGACATGAGCGAGACGTTCGGCCTCGCGCTGCCTAAGGCTGTGCCGCTCCGCGCCGTCGTCACGCCACGGCTCGTGCCGGAAGCCTACGCCTGA